The Flavobacteriales bacterium genome segment TCGGCCAGCAACTTGGCCGTACTATGCACGTCTTTGCTGAACGCTGGGTCGGCACTTACCGAGGGAATTCTGAGCAGGTCGATGAGTTCCTGAAGAAAGCGGTCCTTGTTCGATTCAATATAGCTGTCAACTGTCTGTAAATCCATCATTCTCGTTTTGATCCGGCCAAAATTAGTTTTTAAAAACTGCGAAACATCTGTGGCAGAATGGAGTTCAAACTCCGAATGGAGTGTAGTTATCTTTGTTTCTGATTTCGAATGAGAAGAATTCTCCCATACCTGTTTTCGGTCTTGCTATCTGGACAGGCCACTGCGCAATTGGTGGTCGATCCCAACTACACGCCTCAGCAGCTGGTTCAGGACGTTCTGGTGGGTCAGGGAGTTCAGGTAAGCAACGTTCAGTATTCTGGCAACAATGCCTCCAAGGGATATTTTGATGGAAGCAACGCCAATCTCGGCATTAGCGAAGGCGTGATTCTCTGTACCGGAAAGGCAATTGACGCAGTTGGCCCGAACAATGGGCAGAGTCCCTTTGGAGATGAGGGAACGGATTTTCATGGCAACGGGGACCCTCAGTTGACCAGCATCTCAGCTACATCCACATTCGATGCGGCAAATCTGGAGTTTGACTTCATTCCTTCTTCCGATACCGTCAGTTTCCGGTACGTTTTCGCATCCAACGAATACATGTACTGGGTAGGGCAGGGATTTACGGATGTGTTCGCCTTCTTTATCAGCGGCCCGACAATAACAGGAGAGCAGAACATTGCCTTGATTCCGGGAACGAGTACTCCCGTGACCATCGATAACGTCAACGCCAATTCCAATTCACAGTACTACATCTCGAATGAGAATCCACCGGGAACCTCGGTGGAGTACAATGGATTCACTTCCGTGTTCACCGCTACCGCGATCGTCACTGCCTGTCAACAATATCACATTCGTTTGGTAATTGCTGATGGTGGAAATGGCGAATACGATAGCGCGGTCTTTTTAGAGGCAAGAAGCTTTTCGAGCCCTACGGTAAGCATCGATCCGCAGACCAATTACACCAATTCCCAAAGTGGTTTCGACCTGATCGAAGGATGCAGTACCATGTCGCTCACTTTCGAGCGTTCAGCCCCATATTCCAATGCACTGACCGTTGCACTGGACGTATCGGGGTCAGCAACCAATGGGGTGGATGTTTCCAATATCCCCAACTCCCTGACCTTTGCTCCTGGAGATTCAACGGTCACGGTCAGTTTTGATGTTCTGGAAGATGGTCTCACAGAAGGAACGGAAGACCTGACAATAGAAGTTGTGCTCAACAGTCAATGTTCTTCTAATCCAAGTGCTTCGGTAACCGTAACAATTGAAGACGCGGAGCCATTTACTGTCCAGACCTCACCCGATGTGGTATTCACGTGCCCTCAGGAATATCAGATCGATGCAACGGCCAGCGGAGGGTATGGCACGCTTACCTATGATTGGTCCGTTTCGGGAGAAACAGGTTCATCCATCACGGTTTTTCCGCTGGAGTCCACGGCTTACACGGTCACGGTCACGGACGAATGTGGTTTCTCAGAAACGGCAACAACGGTTGTGAACACATCAGGGTATGAACCCTTGCAATTGGAAGTGGCTGATGTGGTGGTATGCGATGGCGAACTGGCCCAACTGGTGGCAAATGTCGAAGGTGGCCAAGGAAACCGAACGTTTACATGGAACGGTGCCTCCGGGTCGGGCACGTACACGTTTCAGGCCACGCAAAGCACAGATGTTGCCGTAACTGTTACAGACGATTGTGGGTTGAGCACTTCAACCACAGCGAGTGTTCAGGTGGATGATGCCATGGCCTTATTCACGCAGCAATTGGTCCGTCATAATGCCATTGAGTTTACCAACACAACCCCCAATACGCAGTCGGTCTATTGGGATTTTGGTGATACGCTGACATCCGATGAGGAAATGATAACGCACTATTATGATACCGCTGGAACCTACACGGTCACTATGGTCGTGGTGAACACGAATGGATGCGTGGACAGCGTCATTCAGGATGTGACCGTTTACCCACCATTGCATGTTTACATTCCGAACGCGTTCACACCCAATGAAGATGGCATCAACGAGACATTCGGGGTGATGGGAGAAGGCTATCTGTATTACGACCTGGAGATTTTTGACCGTTGGGGAAACAAGATACTGAGCGGAAGATTTACGGACGAGAATGCTTGGGATGGAACGATACACGGCAATAAGGCACCACAGGGCATGTACGTTTACCGGGTCTGGGTGCAGCCACCCATCGGTATCGAGCACAAAGAATCGGATGTGCTGTATGTGTTGCCGGGCAAATGATGTCAGCCTAAGACGTGTTTGTCAGTTATTTGACAGATAGCGGCAACCTCGGCTGAGTGATTGCCGTCTTTCACCACAAACCGAAACAGTTCAATAACGTAAGAATTCGTGCATCTTTATGTTCCGATAGCAATTAGGTAATTTTGCGCCCCCGAAAAATTTGAGTTTGAGAAAACTATTTACAATCATTTTGTTGAGTGTGGCCTTTCTTTCGCAGAAGAGTTACGCCCAATTGGTTGTGACCACGGGTCAGACAGCGCAGGCATTGGCCAACATCATTGCAGGGCCGGGCGTGGTTGTTTCCAACGCAAGTATTACAGGTTCGCCACAGGCGATCGGGGCCTTTACCACAGGTGTTAACACCACGGGGCTTGGTGTTGCTTCGGGAGTTGTTTTCGGAACGGGTGACGTGAACGATTTCGCGCAGCCTCAGACCAGTTTTTCATCTTCCCCGCTGGGACAGCCCGGAAATCCGTACCTGGCCAATCTTGCCGGAATCACATCGTACGATGCGTTGACCTTGGAATTCGATTTCGTACCGAATGCCGATTGGGTCTCATTCGATTACGTGTTCGGTTCGGAGGAGCATCCAACGTTTTCGTGCAACCCCACGTTCAATGACATTTTTGCCATTACGGTTCAAGGAGTTTCCGTTCCACTTACAGAAACACTCATTACGCTGGTGCCGGGAACGAGCACTCCGGTTTCTATCGGAAGCATCAATGATGGCGGCTGCGGCAACCCGAACTATTTTGTAGACAATACGGTTCAGAACAGCCAGTACGTGGTGTTCGGTGGATTCACCACGCTT includes the following:
- a CDS encoding T9SS type B sorting domain-containing protein, which encodes MRRILPYLFSVLLSGQATAQLVVDPNYTPQQLVQDVLVGQGVQVSNVQYSGNNASKGYFDGSNANLGISEGVILCTGKAIDAVGPNNGQSPFGDEGTDFHGNGDPQLTSISATSTFDAANLEFDFIPSSDTVSFRYVFASNEYMYWVGQGFTDVFAFFISGPTITGEQNIALIPGTSTPVTIDNVNANSNSQYYISNENPPGTSVEYNGFTSVFTATAIVTACQQYHIRLVIADGGNGEYDSAVFLEARSFSSPTVSIDPQTNYTNSQSGFDLIEGCSTMSLTFERSAPYSNALTVALDVSGSATNGVDVSNIPNSLTFAPGDSTVTVSFDVLEDGLTEGTEDLTIEVVLNSQCSSNPSASVTVTIEDAEPFTVQTSPDVVFTCPQEYQIDATASGGYGTLTYDWSVSGETGSSITVFPLESTAYTVTVTDECGFSETATTVVNTSGYEPLQLEVADVVVCDGELAQLVANVEGGQGNRTFTWNGASGSGTYTFQATQSTDVAVTVTDDCGLSTSTTASVQVDDAMALFTQQLVRHNAIEFTNTTPNTQSVYWDFGDTLTSDEEMITHYYDTAGTYTVTMVVVNTNGCVDSVIQDVTVYPPLHVYIPNAFTPNEDGINETFGVMGEGYLYYDLEIFDRWGNKILSGRFTDENAWDGTIHGNKAPQGMYVYRVWVQPPIGIEHKESDVLYVLPGK